Proteins from one Mesotoga infera genomic window:
- a CDS encoding ArsR/SmtB family transcription factor, protein MIAGYFEIYDLTMAIHFSLNTGPVEKVLKTLGVDYEPTKELIDFRDTLLQDSEWTTRMYTTFMDELGVMAPILFPIKQKMLDGMVVTIEESLNISDEGLQMIRDRFIQVLADRRLRVSYETLLKMLLEQPSEVARAIDTIEGISADTIWFINQLLFFPKTAMDFLVANTLKILKLYEKSGLRELNLKTIRNYFENQSSQKIKDAFLNYLDYYDIAPDESKPLYIALQNSVSRTNSGLMTYPTFHLLIMGLEEVTQDFSGRIPKEVRLQSLLKVLSDETRFRILKRLNFQPVPQKRLVEFTGLAKSTISYHMGLLFKSSLIDIDPFSNIVSVRKETLRKAAADIRNLLAIKEKKQ, encoded by the coding sequence ATGATAGCGGGATACTTCGAGATCTACGATCTCACGATGGCCATACACTTCTCTCTCAACACCGGCCCGGTCGAAAAAGTCCTCAAAACACTCGGTGTCGATTACGAACCTACCAAAGAGTTGATCGACTTCCGGGATACGCTTCTGCAGGACAGCGAATGGACGACGAGGATGTACACCACATTCATGGACGAACTGGGCGTCATGGCTCCGATACTCTTTCCAATAAAGCAGAAGATGCTAGACGGGATGGTAGTAACGATAGAGGAGAGCCTAAATATCTCCGACGAGGGCCTCCAGATGATCAGAGACAGATTCATACAGGTTTTAGCCGACCGGCGGCTTAGGGTTTCGTACGAAACTCTCCTCAAGATGCTTCTCGAGCAGCCCTCAGAGGTGGCCCGGGCCATAGATACTATAGAGGGAATCAGCGCCGACACTATATGGTTCATAAACCAGTTATTATTCTTCCCCAAAACCGCGATGGACTTTCTGGTGGCCAACACTCTAAAGATACTTAAGCTATACGAAAAGAGCGGCTTGCGCGAACTCAATCTCAAAACCATAAGAAACTATTTCGAAAACCAGTCCTCTCAGAAGATAAAGGACGCCTTTTTAAACTATCTCGATTATTACGATATAGCTCCCGACGAGAGTAAACCGCTTTATATAGCGCTTCAGAACTCGGTGTCCCGTACCAATTCTGGCCTGATGACCTATCCTACCTTCCATCTCTTGATAATGGGGTTAGAAGAGGTGACACAGGACTTCTCCGGAAGGATTCCCAAAGAAGTGCGTCTTCAAAGCCTGTTGAAGGTACTCTCCGACGAAACGCGTTTCAGGATACTCAAGAGACTCAATTTTCAGCCTGTACCTCAGAAGCGTCTCGTAGAGTTCACTGGCCTTGCCAAATCGACCATCTCTTACCATATGGGCCTGCTTTTCAAGTCTTCGCTCATAGACATAGATCCCTTCAGCAATATAGTCTCTGTAAGGAAGGAGACTTTGAGAAAGGCGGCGGCCGATATCAGAAACCTTCTGGCGATAAAGGAGAAAAAGCAATGA
- a CDS encoding AraC family transcriptional regulator, which yields MEEKRLDQNLYSTYLSRINSVLDYIEQHLAETLTLEELSDVANFSRFHFHRIFFVFMGETLSHFIWRLRLEKAAVLLVNDSKKTVSEIALDCGFSSPSSFSRSFKKYFELTPLEWRKEKLAQSNLDQEEGNFDHTQSNERKASFPAPIYNRSVEIMMRRMNMEKMGKSVTIKQLPETDVAYVRYIGPYAGDEKLFKTLFNKLCAWAGPRGLLQRPDAQYLIIYHDNPDVTEEDKLRLSVCVTVPKNTRVEGEIGKMTIMAGEYAVARFELDSSEYGKAWDWLYGQWLPQSGYLPDDRLPFELYPTDVKSECEEKKVVDIYLPVKKI from the coding sequence GTGGAAGAAAAGCGTCTAGACCAGAACCTGTACTCGACATATCTCTCGAGAATCAACTCAGTCCTCGACTACATAGAGCAGCATCTGGCCGAAACTTTGACACTCGAAGAACTTTCCGATGTAGCCAATTTTTCGAGATTCCACTTTCACAGGATCTTTTTCGTATTCATGGGAGAAACGCTTTCGCATTTCATCTGGCGTCTCCGTCTGGAGAAAGCCGCCGTTCTTCTGGTTAACGACTCGAAAAAAACCGTCTCGGAAATCGCCCTGGACTGTGGATTTTCAAGCCCCTCCTCATTCAGCCGGAGCTTCAAGAAGTATTTCGAACTCACTCCTCTTGAATGGAGGAAGGAAAAACTCGCACAGAGCAATCTCGATCAAGAGGAAGGCAACTTCGATCATACACAGAGCAACGAGAGAAAGGCATCTTTTCCCGCTCCTATCTACAATCGTAGTGTGGAAATCATGATGAGGAGGATGAATATGGAAAAGATGGGCAAAAGCGTCACCATCAAGCAGTTACCGGAAACTGACGTGGCTTATGTGCGTTACATCGGACCTTACGCGGGCGACGAGAAGCTCTTCAAAACTCTTTTCAACAAGCTTTGTGCCTGGGCAGGGCCAAGGGGACTTCTCCAGAGACCCGATGCGCAGTACCTGATTATCTACCACGACAACCCCGATGTCACCGAAGAAGATAAGTTGAGGTTGAGCGTCTGCGTGACGGTACCGAAAAATACACGTGTCGAAGGCGAGATCGGAAAGATGACCATCATGGCGGGAGAGTACGCAGTGGCACGTTTCGAACTGGATTCCAGCGAGTACGGAAAGGCCTGGGACTGGCTTTACGGACAATGGTTGCCGCAGAGCGGGTACCTCCCCGACGACAGGCTGCCCTTCGAACTGTACCCGACGGACGTAAAAAGTGAGTGCGAAGAAAAGAAAGTGGTGGACATCTATCTGCCGGTCAAGAAGATTTGA
- a CDS encoding HAD family hydrolase produces the protein MIKAVIFDMDGVMIDSERLYREACTEIVSRYGGTVTPELFDKQMGLKMEETQRVVVEIARLPLTPQEFGRMYIERFLEIARERLGPNPGLVELLEFLSPRVKLGIASSTEKSVIMEIVEQIGVGRYFQTIVGGDEISRSKPDPAIYLHAASLLGCDPEECIVIEDSPNGIKSGTAAGMEVFAVLHDENRHLDLSGAGKVFENLVEVGEYLRRRDGLSSRRC, from the coding sequence ATGATCAAAGCTGTGATTTTCGACATGGACGGAGTGATGATAGATTCGGAAAGACTTTACAGGGAGGCCTGTACGGAAATAGTAAGCCGTTACGGCGGGACGGTAACGCCGGAACTCTTCGATAAACAGATGGGACTGAAAATGGAAGAGACGCAAAGAGTGGTCGTGGAAATAGCCAGACTTCCCCTAACACCCCAGGAGTTTGGAAGGATGTATATCGAGCGCTTCCTGGAGATCGCCAGAGAAAGGCTCGGTCCAAATCCCGGCCTTGTAGAGCTTCTGGAGTTTCTTTCTCCCCGTGTAAAGCTGGGCATTGCCTCTTCGACCGAGAAGAGCGTGATCATGGAGATCGTTGAACAGATAGGCGTTGGCCGGTACTTCCAGACGATAGTTGGGGGAGATGAAATCTCCAGATCCAAGCCAGATCCGGCGATTTACCTTCATGCTGCCAGTCTGCTGGGTTGCGATCCGGAAGAGTGTATAGTGATCGAAGATTCCCCGAACGGTATAAAGAGCGGCACGGCAGCCGGCATGGAGGTTTTTGCAGTTCTGCACGATGAGAACAGACACCTGGATCTCTCGGGTGCCGGCAAGGTATTCGAAAACTTGGTCGAAGTTGGAGAGTATCTGCGGCGAAGAGACGGACTGTCGAGTCGCAGATGCTAA
- a CDS encoding BMP family ABC transporter substrate-binding protein, which produces MKVRLVFVMFVLLALSIQAMPLRVGFVYVGPTDDGGWSQKHDEGRLYLEKVFGHEIETEYAENVVEGEQDLEIMRSFAEHDFDIVFSTSFGFMDDVVEIAANYPKTIFMHCSGYKTSENLGTYFGRIYEPGYLTGLIAGSLTKSNIIGYVATFKIPEVIRGINAFAIGVEKVNPDARIHVIWTETWFDPSEEEEAAIALMDIGADIIAQSQDSPAAVQAAGNRGIYAIGYNTDMSAFSPKTFLASPVWNWGVFYERVVREVMDKKWKSYQYWGGIKDKIVDISMSSLVPQTIADIVVAEREKIISSDLHPFEGPLYDQSGNMRYAAGERPSDEELLSMDWFVRNVVGEPK; this is translated from the coding sequence TTGAAAGTAAGATTGGTGTTTGTGATGTTTGTGTTGTTAGCGTTATCGATCCAGGCGATGCCTCTTCGGGTCGGTTTTGTGTATGTGGGGCCCACCGACGACGGTGGCTGGTCTCAAAAGCACGACGAAGGGCGACTCTATCTGGAAAAGGTTTTTGGTCATGAGATCGAGACCGAATATGCAGAAAACGTGGTCGAAGGCGAGCAGGACCTTGAAATCATGAGAAGTTTCGCCGAGCACGACTTCGACATCGTCTTCAGTACGAGCTTCGGGTTCATGGACGATGTAGTGGAGATCGCGGCGAATTATCCAAAAACCATTTTCATGCATTGCTCCGGCTACAAAACCTCTGAGAACCTCGGAACTTATTTTGGCAGGATATACGAACCGGGTTACCTTACCGGTCTGATAGCCGGCAGTCTCACAAAGAGTAACATAATAGGCTATGTGGCAACTTTCAAGATACCCGAGGTGATAAGGGGAATAAACGCCTTCGCAATAGGGGTGGAGAAGGTCAATCCCGACGCCCGTATTCACGTTATCTGGACCGAGACGTGGTTCGATCCTTCCGAAGAGGAAGAAGCGGCGATCGCACTCATGGACATCGGCGCCGACATCATAGCCCAGAGTCAGGACTCCCCGGCGGCCGTTCAGGCGGCTGGAAACAGGGGAATCTATGCGATAGGTTATAACACCGACATGAGCGCGTTCTCGCCTAAGACCTTTCTAGCCTCTCCGGTGTGGAACTGGGGTGTCTTTTACGAGAGGGTCGTGAGGGAGGTTATGGATAAGAAATGGAAGAGCTACCAGTATTGGGGCGGAATAAAAGACAAGATCGTGGACATATCGATGAGTTCGCTTGTACCCCAGACAATAGCCGATATAGTCGTAGCCGAAAGGGAGAAGATAATCTCCAGCGATCTTCACCCCTTCGAAGGACCCCTTTACGATCAAAGCGGCAATATGAGATACGCGGCTGGAGAAAGACCTTCGGATGAGGAGCTTCTCTCGATGGACTGGTTCGTGCGCAACGTGGTCGGAGAACCTAAATAA
- a CDS encoding GNAT family N-acetyltransferase, translated as MTDIRKLEEISMNAWPGVYVRFYDGWVMRCAGGYTNRANSILPLYESREYLMRKINDAELFCSSRGLQTIFKMTSISLPSELDRALEGKGYVERDRAIVMTKELSGAKRDLSDLDIFTTPSREWLGSFTRLSKKAAENEYWLGRILDSIVPEAFYVILKKSEETVGCAMAVREDEYFGLFGITIGQGYRRMGYGKELTEKLLALAGREGARIAYLQVDIVNDVAIKLYSSLGFEEAYQYWYRVKV; from the coding sequence ATGACGGATATACGCAAGCTCGAAGAGATATCTATGAACGCCTGGCCGGGTGTGTATGTAAGATTCTACGACGGCTGGGTGATGAGGTGTGCAGGAGGTTACACCAACAGGGCCAATTCCATACTCCCTCTTTATGAATCGAGAGAGTACCTGATGCGAAAGATAAACGACGCGGAACTATTCTGCTCGAGCAGGGGACTCCAAACGATCTTCAAGATGACGTCCATATCTCTTCCGTCCGAGCTGGACAGGGCACTGGAGGGCAAGGGGTACGTCGAGAGAGACCGTGCGATAGTCATGACCAAGGAGCTCTCCGGAGCGAAACGGGATCTCTCCGATCTCGACATCTTCACTACTCCGTCCAGAGAGTGGCTGGGTTCCTTCACAAGGTTGAGCAAAAAAGCCGCGGAAAACGAATACTGGTTGGGGAGGATACTCGATTCGATAGTCCCAGAGGCTTTTTACGTAATCTTGAAGAAGAGCGAGGAGACAGTAGGCTGCGCCATGGCAGTCAGGGAGGACGAATACTTCGGTCTTTTCGGCATAACGATCGGTCAGGGGTACAGGAGAATGGGTTACGGCAAAGAACTTACCGAAAAATTGTTGGCGCTCGCCGGGAGAGAAGGAGCCCGGATCGCCTATCTTCAGGTGGATATAGTGAACGACGTAGCTATAAAGCTATACTCGTCGCTAGGTTTCGAAGAGGCTTATCAGTACTGGTACAGGGTGAAGGTTTAG
- the istB gene encoding IS21-like element helper ATPase IstB, with product MAYERVRELMESLKLTGMMNSLDFSLHNWGKGEKDVTELLEELLLAEVKEKSERRYLTALKYSGLPFHKTLEEFDFSFQPSIDRKQIMELKSLRFLYEKENVVLLGPPGVGKTHLAVALGMEALREGKKVYFVNAISLVDKLKKAFSERRFEKTIGYFKSIELLIVDELGYLPLENEGAKLFFELVSEKYEKGSIILTSNRGFAEWNRIFEDEILATAVLDRLLHHCTIVNIRGKSYRLREKQKTGLIGTQLISSPGH from the coding sequence ATGGCGTACGAAAGAGTGAGAGAGTTAATGGAATCGCTCAAGCTTACCGGAATGATGAACTCGCTGGATTTCTCTCTACACAATTGGGGCAAAGGAGAGAAAGATGTAACCGAGCTCTTGGAAGAATTACTGCTGGCTGAAGTAAAGGAGAAGAGTGAAAGAAGATATCTCACAGCTCTCAAATACAGTGGACTTCCATTTCACAAAACACTCGAAGAATTCGACTTCTCCTTTCAGCCTTCAATAGACAGGAAACAGATAATGGAACTGAAGAGCTTGAGATTCCTGTACGAAAAAGAGAATGTCGTTCTGCTTGGACCTCCCGGGGTTGGAAAAACACATCTGGCAGTAGCCCTGGGAATGGAAGCGCTCAGAGAAGGGAAGAAAGTTTACTTTGTGAATGCAATATCGCTTGTGGACAAACTGAAGAAGGCCTTTTCTGAAAGACGGTTTGAAAAGACGATAGGTTACTTCAAATCGATTGAGCTACTCATTGTAGACGAGTTGGGGTATCTCCCACTTGAAAATGAAGGTGCAAAGCTCTTCTTTGAACTGGTGAGTGAGAAATACGAAAAGGGAAGCATAATTCTTACTTCAAACAGAGGCTTTGCAGAATGGAACAGAATCTTTGAAGACGAGATACTCGCAACAGCCGTTCTTGACAGACTATTGCATCACTGTACCATTGTCAACATACGAGGAAAGAGTTACAGGCTTAGAGAGAAACAGAAAACCGGTCTTATTGGTACACAATTGATTAGTTCGCCTGGTCATTGA
- the ltrA gene encoding group II intron reverse transcriptase/maturase, with translation MKYYSLIDKVYSEKNLLKAYHRVNSNRGAPGIDGVTVKSFGEKLLEEIERLSEEVKSGEYMPMPLRRVEIPKADGKTRQLGIPAVRDRVVQQSLKEVLEPIFEERFHPSSYGYRKGRNAWQAVEKAKAFASKYGLCNVVELDLSKCFDTLDHEKIIDSVAERVSDGKILKLIRAMLKSGVMEDGVWKATETGSPQGGVISPLLANIYLDEFDQKMKARGIRIVRYADDILIFSKTQEEAREFLAIAINILEIDMKLKVNRNKTRITTLEEGFHFLGFEIKGERVGIEKSRLKRFKGKVKGLTRRNQSTPVKEIVKELNPLLRGFASYFRIVDLQSTLRGLLSWIRRRLRAIILHQWKSTKKLNRVLRRAGWEEKVNLRMNKWRSSHTKAVNYAIPNRFFEEMNLFDMTSYYHPLSKYPILDP, from the coding sequence ATGAAGTATTACAGTCTAATCGACAAAGTCTATTCGGAGAAGAACCTATTGAAAGCCTATCACAGGGTAAACTCCAACAGAGGAGCTCCTGGGATAGACGGAGTAACCGTAAAATCATTCGGGGAGAAACTCCTCGAAGAAATCGAGAGATTATCCGAAGAAGTCAAGAGCGGTGAGTACATGCCCATGCCACTCAGGAGGGTAGAAATCCCAAAAGCAGATGGTAAAACAAGGCAATTGGGAATACCTGCTGTGAGAGACAGGGTGGTACAACAATCTCTCAAGGAGGTACTGGAACCTATATTCGAGGAAAGATTCCATCCCTCCAGTTACGGTTACAGAAAGGGAAGAAATGCCTGGCAGGCGGTGGAGAAGGCGAAAGCTTTCGCATCCAAATACGGTCTGTGCAATGTAGTGGAACTTGACCTGAGCAAATGTTTCGACACTCTGGATCATGAGAAGATAATAGACTCCGTAGCAGAGAGAGTGAGTGATGGAAAGATACTCAAACTCATACGCGCAATGCTGAAGAGCGGAGTAATGGAAGATGGAGTCTGGAAGGCAACAGAAACTGGCAGTCCACAGGGTGGTGTAATAAGTCCCCTGCTGGCGAACATCTACCTGGACGAGTTCGACCAGAAGATGAAAGCCAGAGGAATAAGGATAGTCAGATATGCAGACGACATATTAATCTTCTCGAAAACCCAGGAAGAAGCCCGAGAGTTTCTGGCAATCGCGATCAACATACTGGAGATTGACATGAAGCTCAAGGTCAACAGAAACAAGACGAGAATCACAACACTGGAGGAGGGCTTTCACTTTCTTGGCTTCGAAATAAAAGGCGAGAGAGTTGGGATAGAGAAATCCAGATTGAAAAGGTTCAAGGGAAAGGTCAAGGGACTTACAAGAAGGAACCAGAGCACACCGGTAAAGGAAATAGTGAAAGAGCTAAATCCACTGTTGAGAGGATTTGCCAGCTATTTCAGGATAGTAGACTTACAATCTACCTTGAGAGGGCTTTTGAGCTGGATAAGGAGAAGGCTTAGAGCCATCATACTACACCAGTGGAAGAGCACAAAGAAACTGAACAGAGTCCTCAGAAGGGCTGGATGGGAAGAGAAAGTCAATTTGAGAATGAACAAATGGCGCTCTTCTCACACAAAAGCAGTCAATTACGCCATTCCCAACAGGTTCTTTGAAGAGATGAACTTATTCGATATGACATCGTACTATCATCCCCTGTCGAAGTATCCGATACTCGATCCATGA
- the ltrA gene encoding group II intron reverse transcriptase/maturase: MQEKEMKYYSLIDKVYSEKNLLKAYHRVNSNRGAPGIDGVTVKSFGEKLLEEIERLSEEVKSGEYMPMPLRRVEIPKGNGETRQLGIPAVRDRVVQQSLKEVLEPIFEERFHPSSYGYRKGRNAWQAVEKAKAFASKYGLCNVVELDLSKCFDTLDHEKIIDSVAERVSDGKILKLIRAMLKSGVMEDGVWKATETGSPQGGVISPLLANIYLDEFDQKMKARGIRIVRYADDILIFSKTQEEAREFLAIAINILEIDMKLKVNRNKTRITTLEEGFHFLGFEIVNINRKCEKTSIGNVEKHQRFL, translated from the coding sequence ATGCAGGAGAAAGAGATGAAGTATTACAGTCTAATCGACAAAGTCTATTCGGAGAAGAACCTATTAAAAGCCTATCACAGGGTAAACTCCAACAGAGGAGCTCCTGGGATAGACGGAGTAACCGTAAAATCATTCGGGGAGAAACTCCTCGAAGAAATCGAGAGATTATCCGAAGAAGTCAAGAGCGGTGAGTACATGCCCATGCCACTCAGGAGGGTAGAAATCCCAAAAGGAAATGGTGAAACAAGGCAATTGGGAATACCTGCTGTGAGAGACAGGGTGGTACAACAATCTCTCAAGGAGGTACTGGAACCTATATTCGAGGAAAGATTCCATCCCTCCAGTTACGGTTACAGAAAGGGAAGAAATGCTTGGCAGGCGGTGGAGAAGGCGAAAGCTTTCGCATCCAAATACGGTCTGTGCAATGTAGTGGAACTTGACCTGAGCAAATGTTTCGACACTCTGGATCATGAGAAGATAATAGACTCCGTAGCAGAGAGAGTGAGTGATGGAAAGATACTCAAACTCATACGCGCAATGCTGAAGAGCGGAGTAATGGAAGATGGAGTCTGGAAGGCAACAGAAACTGGCAGTCCACAGGGTGGTGTAATAAGTCCCCTGCTGGCGAACATCTACCTGGATGAGTTCGACCAGAAGATGAAAGCCAGAGGAATAAGGATAGTCAGATATGCAGACGACATATTAATCTTCTCGAAAACCCAGGAAGAAGCCCGAGAGTTTCTGGCAATCGCGATCAACATACTGGAGATTGACATGAAGCTCAAGGTCAACAGAAACAAGACGAGAATCACAACACTGGAGGAGGGCTTTCACTTTCTTGGCTTCGAAATTGTCAACATCAATCGGAAATGTGAAAAAACATCGATCGGAAATGTGGAAAAACATCAACGATTTTTGTGA